In Salinibacterium sp. ZJ70, one DNA window encodes the following:
- the rplQ gene encoding 50S ribosomal protein L17: protein MPKPNKGPRLGGGPAHERLMLANLAAQLFTHKSITTTETKAKRLRPVAERYITFAKRGDLHSRRRVLASISDKSVVHELFAEIAPQMAERQGGYTRITKIGNRKGDNAPMAVIELVLEPVVKKPASSKKSAARVETPKAAPAEETVAPETEAPAEEVVEETAAADEVAVESEDTAEDK, encoded by the coding sequence ATGCCTAAGCCCAACAAGGGTCCCCGCCTCGGAGGCGGACCGGCGCACGAGCGCCTCATGCTCGCCAACCTCGCCGCGCAGCTGTTCACCCACAAGAGCATCACGACCACCGAGACGAAGGCCAAGCGCCTGCGTCCCGTGGCTGAGCGCTACATCACGTTCGCGAAGCGCGGCGACCTGCACTCGCGCCGTCGCGTGCTCGCCAGCATCTCGGACAAGTCCGTCGTGCACGAGCTCTTCGCCGAGATCGCGCCGCAGATGGCCGAGCGTCAGGGCGGCTACACCCGCATCACGAAGATCGGCAACCGCAAGGGCGACAACGCGCCCATGGCGGTCATCGAGCTCGTCCTCGAGCCGGTCGTGAAGAAGCCCGCGTCGTCGAAGAAGTCGGCTGCGCGCGTCGAGACCCCGAAGGCCGCTCCGGCCGAGGAGACCGTCGCCCCGGAGACCGAGGCTCCCGCGGAGGAGGTCGTCGAGGAGACGGCTGCCGCCGACGAGGTCGCTGTGGAGTCGGAAGACACCGCAGAGGACAAGTAA